TCCAACGTGGCGCGGAGCATCGTCAACAACCTCGACGGTTACCTGGCCGCTACACAGCTGGGGATCACCCTGGCTTCGCTGGGGCTTGGCTGGGTGGGTGAGGACGTAATGACGACCCTTATCTTATCCCTTTTTGGTGCAATGGGCCTTACGATCGATCCGGCGACGGCGCACAAGATCGCCCTGCCGGTGGCGTTTTTCTGTATTACCGTGCTGCATATTGTTTTCGGCGAGCTGGCGCCCAAATCGCTCGCGATCCGCAAACCGGTGCCCACCACTTTCGCGGTGGCGCTGCCACTGAAGGTATTCTATGTGATCTTCCGCCCGTTTATCTGGATGCTGAATGGTTTCGCCAACGCGATCCTGAAGCTCGTTGGAATCACACCCGTACACGAGCACGGTGACATCCATTCGGAAGAGGAATTGAAAGTCATCATCGCCGAAAGCCACCAGGGCGGCGTGATCGAAGAAACGGAGAAAGCGCTCATCCAGAACGTGTTCAACCTCGGCGACCGCCAGGCTTCCACGCTCATGACGCCCCGCAATGAACTGGTGTGGCTCAATGTGAACGATCCCGCGGACGTCAACCGGAAAAAAATCCTTTCCAATAAACACACGTTGTACCCGCTCACCAACGGCGACCTCGATTCGGTTTATGGCTTCGTATACTCCAAAGACCTGCTGAACGACAACCTCACCGAATCCCTCCGGCAGCTGGAATCCTACAAAAAGAAATTGCTCCTCGTTACCACGCATAACCGCACTTACCAGATCCTCGACCTCTTTCGCAAGGAGAGGATTTACCAGGGCATGGTGGTCGACGAGTTCGGCGCGGTGAAAGGGATGATCACCATCAATGATATCGTGGATGCGTTGGTGGGGGATATTTCAGAAACGAATGAATTTGAATATGAAATGAAACGGCAGGACGATGGCGCCATGCTCGTGGACGCACAGATTCCTTTCGTGGAATTCCTCGAACGGATGCACATCCCGGCTGACCAGAAGAAAATCAACCTCGTGAACTTCGCCACCCTGGGCGGCTTCATCCTCGACCGGCTGGGGCGCATCCCCGCCCCGGGCGACAGCATTAATTGGCGCGGGCTTCGCTTTGAAGTGAAGCAGATGGACCAGCACCGCATCGCCAAGGTGGAGGTACGCGACGAGGCGTAACAAGACTGATTGCAAATAAAAAGGCCCGCCATTCCGGCGGGCCTTTTTCATATCGTAAGGGGATCAATCTTCTTCATGACCTGCATACCCAGCCGGAAAGTCACAGCGGTGGAGAGCTTCTTCAGCGCGATGGCCAGCTGGTTTTCCACTGTTTTGGCGGAGAGGTCCAGGATGGCCGCGGCTTCTTTATAGCGCAGGCCGTATTGTTTCACGAGAATAAACACTTCGCGGCATTTGGGCGGGAGCTCGCGGATGGCTTCTTCTATCTTTCCCATCATTTCGGAAGTAATAAGCAATTGTTCCGGATCGGGGGAGAACTGCAGCTGCCCTTCGTCGCTCTCATGCAGGGGAATGTTGCGCTGCGCGGATTGCCGGCGGGTATGATCCACCACCTTGTTGCGTGCCGCCACGAACAGATACACCTGCGGATTGCGAACATCGCCCAGCATATGGCGCTTCTGCCAGCACTGCACGAATACGTCATGCGTGATTTCTTCCGCAGCTTCCCGGTCTTTCAGTAAAGAACAGGTGAACCGGAAAAGCGTCACGAAGAAGTGGTCATAAAATTGCCGGAAAGCCTGTTGGTCGTTTTCCTCCGTCATTTTCCTGAATAAGGCTGCAGTGTCAATCATACCAGCTGCAATTTATCATACGTAGATTATGCTAAAGTTAACAAATCGGGCGATGAAAAAAAGAATGTCTCACTGTCGTGTTGTAAAATAGGCAAATTAAATGGGAAATAATACATACCCTTTTATTCCGATGCTTGCTGCAAACGTTTGTCCGGCGCGCTCCGCGGAAGAAATATTTTTTTGGATCGTTTTGGGGGTTTTTGAAATAAGTGCTCGTCCTTCAGATGTAAAAGGATCCAAATAGATGCACGATTCACACGAGAGACTATTCATATTGATGTCCAGGAGGATGGCCGGAGAGGCGACGGACGCGGAGCTCGAAGAGCTGGCGGCGCTGCTGGCGGCTGAGCCGGGGCTCCAGTATACCCTGAACATGGTGGAGAAGCTGACGCCGCTTCCCAAGCCCGGCGACGCCGCTACGGAAGAGGAGCTGGCGCGCAAAAGGCGCGGGCTTCGCCAGATCGACGAGCTGCTGGCGCAAACCCCGGCTCCGGCGGTCCGCAGGCGGCTGCCTGTGCGCTGGATGGCAGCGGCAGGCTTGCTGCTGCTGGCAGGTGCAGGCGGAGTATTATATTTTATGGCGGGAGAGCCGGCGCGCCCGTCTGTCGCCGAAACGGCTTTTGGCGTCACGAAGAAGGAAGTGCAGCTGCCCGACGGATCGCGCGTGATACTCAATGCCGGCAGCAAGCTGACCTATGACTCCGCGGCCCTGGCACGCGGCGAAAGGGTGGTGCGTCTTACGGGAGAGGGGTTCTTCGACGTGAAGGCCAGTGCGGAACATCCTTTTATCATTCAAACGGGCAAAGTGGATGTGCGCGTGCTGGGTACGACCTTCAACCTGAAAGCCTATCCCAATGACCGCCGCGTGGAAACTTACCTGATTTCCGGGAAGGTGGAAGTAGCCTATAAAACGAAAGGAGAAGAAGCGCAGATCCGGTTACAACCACTGGAAAGGGTGGTGATCGACCTGCCGGTCCTGGACGACGCGCCAGCGCCTGCCCTCAGGCCCGTGCCGGTAGCTGTAATACAGCCCGACCCGGCAGACGGATCGATAGCGGCCGCCAGCAAAGAGCCCGCCTGGATGCAGGGCCGCCTGGAATTTGAAAACGTGACGTTCGAGCAATTGGTTAATGAACTGGAAAGATGGTATGATGTAAAGATTACGCTACAAAATGATAAGCTCAAAGGCGAGGTATTCTCCGGCGCCTTTAATAACAAACCGCTATCCGAAGTGCTGCAGGCCTTGCAACTCACCTTGCAGTTCCGGTACCGTATGCAGGAAGGAAATCAAATTGAAATCTGGTAAACCATTTAAGTACAAAAAAGCTGCGCCTATGATATAGCATTTCAACTCCGCTACTGATGGCCAACAAAAAAAGGAAGTGCGGCTACACCTCCTTTTTGTCTGTTGGCTGATAACTGCCGCCTTGTCTTGAGAACATGGGGACGGCCCTTTTATTCAACCGACAATTCAAAAGTATGAAAAAAATCCGTACATGCATTTTACCTGTACCTGAAGAGCGATTAAAAAAAATATTACTGCGTATGAAATTGACTTCCGTACTGCTGCTGGCTGCGTTTCTGCAGGTAAGCGCAAATGGATATTCGCAGGAAAAGCTCAGTCTGGATTACGCGAACATCAACATCAGGAAGCTGTTGACGCTGGTAAGCAAAAAAAGCGATTATACTTTCCTTTACCGCAACGTAACCATCCCTGACAAAACAGTGAACATCCGCGTAAAAGATGCGTACGTCATGGATATCCTGCGGGAGACCCTGGCAGGAACCAACCTATCTTTTCGCCTTCTGTCGGGCAAGCTGATCGTGATCACGCCCGCCGGCGAAACCATACAGGCGCGCCCTGTAAAAGGGATCGTACTGTCAGAAGATGGTACCCCGCTCATCGGCGTGACTATTATGGTCAAAGGTACCACCAGAGGTACGCAGACCGATGCCGAAGGGCGCTTCAGCCTGGAAATCCCCGACAACGCCACGCTCATCGTTTCCTATATCGGCCACGAATCCCAGGAATTGCCTGCCGGATCGGGTGAAGGCGACTTGCGCATCGTACTGAAAAACGGCTCCAGCGGGCTGACGGAAGTAGTAGTTGTGGGATATGGCGCACAGAAAAAGATCAACCTCAGCGGCGCGGTAGACATGGTTTCCGGGAAGGAGTTGCAGAACCGCCCCATCAATAATATCGCCAATGGCCTGCAGGGGCTGTTGCCGAACCTGAACATCACCGTGGGCAACGGCCGCGTGACCTCCAATCCCTCGTTCAATGTGCGTGGTTATACCTCGCTTTCGGGTGGCGGGCCTTTCATCCTGGTCGATAACATCCCGGCAACGGGCGATGAACTGAACCGCCTCAACCCGGCCGATATTGAGAATATCACCGTGCTGAAAGACGCATCCGCCGCCGCGATTTACGGCGCCCGCGCCGCCTTCGGCGTGGTGCTCATCACCACCAAATCGGGTACTTCGGATAAGTTGTCCGTATCCGTCAACACCAATTACGCCCTGCGTAACCTGGGTGCGGTACCCGAGATTGTGACAGACCCGTACCTTACCATGGATTATAAACACCGCGCCGCCACACCGCTGT
Above is a genomic segment from Chitinophaga pollutisoli containing:
- a CDS encoding hemolysin family protein, yielding MTFDILLTLFLVLLNGFFVAAEFAIVKVRSSQIEVSAGRSAAVSNVARSIVNNLDGYLAATQLGITLASLGLGWVGEDVMTTLILSLFGAMGLTIDPATAHKIALPVAFFCITVLHIVFGELAPKSLAIRKPVPTTFAVALPLKVFYVIFRPFIWMLNGFANAILKLVGITPVHEHGDIHSEEELKVIIAESHQGGVIEETEKALIQNVFNLGDRQASTLMTPRNELVWLNVNDPADVNRKKILSNKHTLYPLTNGDLDSVYGFVYSKDLLNDNLTESLRQLESYKKKLLLVTTHNRTYQILDLFRKERIYQGMVVDEFGAVKGMITINDIVDALVGDISETNEFEYEMKRQDDGAMLVDAQIPFVEFLERMHIPADQKKINLVNFATLGGFILDRLGRIPAPGDSINWRGLRFEVKQMDQHRIAKVEVRDEA
- a CDS encoding RNA polymerase sigma-70 factor, which encodes MIDTAALFRKMTEENDQQAFRQFYDHFFVTLFRFTCSLLKDREAAEEITHDVFVQCWQKRHMLGDVRNPQVYLFVAARNKVVDHTRRQSAQRNIPLHESDEGQLQFSPDPEQLLITSEMMGKIEEAIRELPPKCREVFILVKQYGLRYKEAAAILDLSAKTVENQLAIALKKLSTAVTFRLGMQVMKKIDPLTI
- a CDS encoding FecR domain-containing protein, with the translated sequence MSRRMAGEATDAELEELAALLAAEPGLQYTLNMVEKLTPLPKPGDAATEEELARKRRGLRQIDELLAQTPAPAVRRRLPVRWMAAAGLLLLAGAGGVLYFMAGEPARPSVAETAFGVTKKEVQLPDGSRVILNAGSKLTYDSAALARGERVVRLTGEGFFDVKASAEHPFIIQTGKVDVRVLGTTFNLKAYPNDRRVETYLISGKVEVAYKTKGEEAQIRLQPLERVVIDLPVLDDAPAPALRPVPVAVIQPDPADGSIAAASKEPAWMQGRLEFENVTFEQLVNELERWYDVKITLQNDKLKGEVFSGAFNNKPLSEVLQALQLTLQFRYRMQEGNQIEIW